The following is a genomic window from Polaribacter atrinae.
ATATAAGTCAAATACTTCTTGACTAATGTCTTCTTTTTTAAGTGCTGCCATAGTTGTGTGTGTGTTAATTTTTGTTATAATTTCAACTAAGATAAATAATAAGGTGATGATTATTGTTAATTTATTTACAAACTTTGCAATCTTCCTTCTCCTTAATTTCTCCAACCAAGTTACCATCATCATTTAAAACAAAACCGCAGCAATCCATAAAGCCTTGTGCTATTAATTTTCTTGCACGCTGAATTTGAGATTTTGTAGTAGGTAACGATTGTTTTAATTGATCTGCAACTTCTTGTTGTTTCATTCCTTTTATATCCGAAAGAAATAAAGGGTCTCTGTATTTTTTTGGTAAGTGCTTTAATATTCCTATTAAACAATCTTTTTCTGTATGTTCATCTTTTAAGATACTCGTTTCTGCTTCAAAATTTGCAATTTCAAAAGTTTTATCGTTTACTCTCCAATAATCTAGAATAGAGTTTCTTGCTACTGTAAAACACCAAGGTTTTAACTTTGTAATATCTTTTAGAGTATGTAGTTTTGTATGAATTTTAATAAAGGAGTCCTGCAAAATATCATCTGCAATAATTGTGTCTTTTACTTTGCTGATAATAAATCGTTTTAAATCTTCAGAATATAAAGTCCAAACTTGTTTTGTAGTCATACTTTATTTTTAAAATGTCATTCCGAATAACAATAGAAGAATCCTGTGATGTGGTTCTCTTAATTCTTTATTCGGAATGATAGTTATTTAACAGTTACAATTGCTACAAGTACAGTTAGTGCAAGTACAATTTTTACAATCTCCGGTTTTACAACCTTCACAATTACAGTTACAATTTGTATTTTTCATGATATTCTATTTTAATGTTCATTTAATAGACGACGTATTATTTAAAAAGATGCATTAATTTAAGAAATATTTTT
Proteins encoded in this region:
- a CDS encoding sigma-70 family RNA polymerase sigma factor, whose amino-acid sequence is MTTKQVWTLYSEDLKRFIISKVKDTIIADDILQDSFIKIHTKLHTLKDITKLKPWCFTVARNSILDYWRVNDKTFEIANFEAETSILKDEHTEKDCLIGILKHLPKKYRDPLFLSDIKGMKQQEVADQLKQSLPTTKSQIQRARKLIAQGFMDCCGFVLNDDGNLVGEIKEKEDCKVCK